The Microlunatus antarcticus DNA segment CCCGCATCCGCTCGAGCAAGGAGCTCCTGAGCTCCGGCGGCACGGCTTCCGGGCCCGTCTCCTTCATGCGCGGCGCCGACGCGAGCGCCGGGACGATCAAGTCCGGCGGCGCCACCCGCCGCGCGGCCAAGATGGTCGTCCTCGACGTCGACCACCCCGACATCGAGGAGTTCGTCGAGACCAAGGCGCGCGAGGAGGACAAGATCCGCGCGCTGCGCGACGCCGGCTTCGACATGGACCTCGGCGGCCGTGACATCACCTCGGTGCAGTACCAGAACGCGAACAACTCGGTCCGGGTCAACGACGAGTACATGCGCGCCGTCGAGAAGGGCACCGGCTTCGGCCTGCGCGCCCGGGGGACCGGCGAGGTCATCGAGACCGTCGACGCCCGCGAGCTGTGGAACAAGATCGCCCTCGCCGCCTGGCAGTGCGCCGACCCGGGCATCCAGTACGACGACACGATCAACGACTGGCACACCACGCCGGAGTCGGGCCGCATCACCGCGTCCAACCCGTGCTCGGAGTACATGAGCCTGGACAACAGCTCCTGCAACCTGGCCAGCCTCAACCTGCTCAAGTTCCTCCGCGACGACGACACCTTCGACGCCGAGCGGTTCGAGCAGGCCGTCGAGCTGATCATCACCGCGATGGACATCTCGATCTGCTTCGCCGACTTCCCGACCGAGTCGATCGGGCAGACGACGCGCGACTACCGCCAGCTCGGGATCGGCTACGCCAACCTCGGCGCGCTGCTGATGGCGACCGGCCACGGGTACGACTCCGACGGCGGCCGCGCCCTCGCCGGGGCCATCACCTCGCTGATGACCGGTGTCTCCTACCGCCGCTCGGCCGAGCTGGCCGGGATCGTCGGTCCGTACGCCGGATTCGCCCGCAACGCCGACGCGCACCGTCGCGTCATGCGCAAGCACCAGGCCGCGAACGACACGCTCCGCGACGTCGACTCCATGGGCTCCTCGATCCACGCCCGCGCGACGAAGGCCTGGGACGGCGTCATCAAGACCGGTGAGGCCAACGGCTTCCGCAACGCGCAGGCCTCCGTGCTCGCGCCGACCGGCACCATCGGCTTCATGATGGACTGCGACACGACGGGCATCGAGCCGGACTTCTCGCTGGTCAAGTTCAAGAAGCTCGTCGGCGGCGGGTCCATGCAGATCGTCAACCAGACGATCCCGCGTGCGCTGCGCAAGCTCGGCTACGCCGACGAGACCGTCGAGGCCATCGTCGAGCACATCGCCGAGAACGGGCACGTCGTCGGCGCTCCCGGGCTGAAGACCGAGCACTACGAGATCTTCGACACGGCCATGGGCCAGCGGTCCATCAAGCCGATGGGCCACGTGAAGATGATGGCGGCGGCCCAGCCGTTCCTGTCCGGCGCCATCTCCAAGACGGTCAACCTGCCCGAGAACGCGACGGTCGAGGAGATCGCCGACGTCTACCTGCAGGGCTGGAAGTACGGCCTCAAGGCGCTCGCGGTCTACCGCGACAACTGCAAGGTCGGTCAGCCCCTGAGCAGCGGCTCGTCCGCCAAGACCACCGAGGAGACGCCCGCCGCGGCGCCCGAGCCGGTCGTGGTGGAGAAGGTCGTCTACAAGCCGCAGCGCAAGCGGATGCCCAAGGCACGCTCGAGCATCACCCGCTCGTTCTCGGTCGGTGGCGCCGAGGGCTACATGACCTCGGGCTCCTACCCCGACGACGGTCTCGGCGAGGTGTTCCTCAAGCTCGGCAAGCAGGGCTCGACCCTGTCGGGCGTGATGGACGCCTTCTCGATCGCGGTGTCGATCGGGCTGCAGTACGGCGTCCCGCTGGAGACGTTCGTGCAGAAGTTCACGAACCTCAAGTTCGAGCCCGCCGGCCTGACCGACGACACCGACATCCGGATGTCGCAGTCGATCATGGACTACATCTTCCGGCGGCTCGCGCTGGACTACCTGTCCTTCGACGACCGCGCCGAGCTCGGCATCTACACGGCGACCGAGCGCGCCCGCCAGGTGGAGACCGGGTCGTACACGGCCGAGCCGGAGGAGGAGATCGAGTCCGAGTCGCTGAAGAGCGACGCGGCCGACCAGCTCGACACGGACGTGTCGAAGGAGCTGCACGAGCCGGTCGCGTCGGCCAAGCCGGCCCCCGCGACGGCGCACACCACGTCGGAGCTGTTCGAGCGCCTGACCGGCACCAGCGTCGACGCCCCGCTCTGCCTCACCTGCGGGACCAAGATGCGCCCGAGCGGCAGCTGCTACGTCTGCGAGGGCTGCGGCTCGACGAGCGGTTGCAGCTGAGGTTGGGTAAACCTGAGCTATCCCCCAAAGCGCATGACGACAACTCAAGGGTGCAAGGCGTCGATCGCCCTAGTGGGTAATCACTCCTGATCCCCCCAAGGCGTGTTGATCTTCGTTCAGCTGGCCTGCTAGTTGCACGAGAGGTGCGGCAGACTGCGCCAACGCCGGCCCGGTCCCCTCCTAGGGGCCGGGCCGGGGCGGCGGGCCACAAGCGCCGCGCGTCCCTGCCGCGCAGCGCATCTCGGCCACCAGCTACGCGGTCGGGACCCTCGGCTGCTCGGTCTGGAGACCATCCGACCAGGAGAGCCATGCTCGCAACACCAAGCCCGACGGCACGTCGTCGGACCCTCAAGCAGCTGTGACGACCGCGTTCGGCGCCAAGCTGCGAGTAGCCGCACCTCCTGAGCTGGCGTGCGACGGGCAACTGACCGTCTTCAGATGGACGCTCGACGTTGCAGCCAGCGACATCGCCGCCCTCGCTGTCGCTGTTGGCCGCGCGTACCTCCCGGATGACATGCACCTTGCCTATCCGACGGCCAGCGTGAGCCCAGCGGTGCCAACCCACGACAGCGTCCGCAAGGGCGACTTCGGCGAGATGGTTGCAGCAGGCATCTACAGCACCCGGATGGGTCGCACGGTGCCCTACAGCAAGCTCCAGGGAAAACCTGTCGCCAACGCGACCGTTCAGGGGCCCGACACAGTGAGCCTTACTATCAGCCCGGGCGAGAACCCGAAACCCGTCGTAGTCGAGGCGAAGTGCCGCTCCATCGGCTGGCCCTCGAACGTGCTCAGCGCGCTCGACGACAGTGCCCAGGTCGTCACCGACGAGTACCTGACTCAGGCGTGGGCAGCAGGTGTGCGGCTCATGCGCGCCCACCCGGACCACGCACGGAACTTCGCGCTGTCCGCGGCTCAGCATCTGGGCCGACTGATAGACCGCGACGCACCCCTAGCGCCGCACCTACGTCACGCGGTCGCCGTAGTCGGAGATGACCGGCTGCCGACATCCAAGATCAACGAGCACTGGACCGGCAGTCCGCCCATCACAGAACTGCACGTCGTCCTGGTCCCAGATCTCGACGGCACGCGGGACCACATCTTCGACGCCGCAGCGGCCCTCACCTACGCAGACCTGACAGGAGGCGCCTCGGCTCTGGTCTCGCCAGGGGCGAAGGCCGGCATCTCGGGCCTGCTGAGCCGCGACCTTCCGTCTCAGCTTGCCAACACATCGTCGCCCACACCCCTCCACACCGTCCTCGAGTCGAGCCTGTGGTACTTGGCCAACGAAGACGGCATCGCACTCGCTCGCGCCGGGGTGGCCGCTACCGACTCAGATCCTGACGTTCGTGGCCTCGCCCAGCTTCTGACCGGCGCAGTCGGAGGCGCCCGGACAACGCTGACGGGTCGTTCCCTCGCAGCCTTCGCCGACGCCGCCCGCGACGTCCTGAATCTCAGCGCGCCTCCCGACAAGATGCGGGAAGTCCTCGACACGACGACCGCTGACGCGGCCCTGCTGGAGGCGGCTCGGCACGTCGCAGCCGCACTGCTGCACCGACTGGAGCGGCACCCGCAGACCATGACCGAGGCGAAGGGCGCCACCGGCGTCGCCGTACGGCACGTGGTCAGCCGCATGCGCCGATACGGCCGGCATGCCTTCTGGCCGTCGCAGGCCGAAGCCGTTCGTGGCGGCCTCCTTGACCCGGCGCAGAGGTCTTTGGCCGTCAAGATGCCCACAAGCGCCGGCAAGACCACCCTCATGCAACTCGTCGCGGCAGACACCATCGACCGCCACCCTGAGGGGGTCGTCGCGGTCGTCGCCCCCACCCGCGCGCTCGTCAGCCAGCTGTTCCGCGACCTGCGAGACGGACTGCCCGACGACGTCAGTGTCCGGTCCTCACAAGGCGGACTGGACTACGACACCGACCTCCCCTCGGCTGGAGGCGTCCTGGACGGTCCGGGGGTCGCAGTCGTGACTCCCGAGCGCCTCGATCTCGACTGGCGGCGGGCGATGACCGACGACGGCGGCATCGATCTGCAGAACATCAAGCTGCTCATCGTCGACGAGGCGCAGCACGTGGACAACGGGCGCCGCGGCGCCACCCTCGAGCTCCTCATCGCCAAGGCCTTGCGACGCGACATCCGCGTGGTCCTCCTGGCCAGCCAGTTCTCCGACGTCCAGGCCATCGCGAACTGGATCAACGGGGACGCGTTGGAGTCCGACTGGCACCCTGCCTGGCTGGAGCGTCACGTCTTCATACGTGGCCTCCCAGACACCAGCCCGACTCGCGCCCGTACCGCCTACCTCTGGCCCGAAGGGTCGGAGCCCGTCGAGGTCTTCACGCTCAAGCCGAGCGGCAAGACGAAGGGCGACGGCTGGATCCGCGACAGGAAGCACGAGGCCGCTGGGCTCGTCGAGAAGTGGACATCCGAGGGGCTGGTGGTCGTCTTCACCGACCTCAAGTCCCACGCGCTTGGCCTCCTGAACACGATCTCGGCAAGCGCAGCCCCCGTAAGTACTCCGCACCCCACCCTGACGGAGCTCGCAGCCTCGATCGAGGTGCTGCACCCCGCAGATGCCGCCGCGCTGCGCAACGGCTTCGGCCTCCACCACGCGGACGTGCACCGAGACGTCCGTCGGGTCATCGAGTCCGCAGCCCGGCGAGGCCTCCTCAGGTGCATCGTCTGCACCTCCACGTTGCTGGAGGGCGTGGACTTCCCGGCGCGCACCGTCATCGCCGCGTACCCGCCGCGGACCCCTGAGCAGCAGCGACCCGACATCGCCCGCCTGCGCAACCTCGAAGGGCGCGCGGGCAGGGCAGGCAGGTTCGTCAGCGGGCGGCTCGTCGTGATGACCTCGGACCACGACCAGGCCCGCAAGTGGCGGCGAGCGATGCGGCAGGACCTTCCGCCGACGCGGACCGCTCTCACCGAAGCTCTGATGGTGCTGCGTCACCAAGCGCCAGAGCAGATGCTTCCCGCCACCAAGAACATCATCGACGCCGTCACGATCGAGGCGCTCGCCGAGTCGGCAGCGGCCGACGGGGACTTCAGAAGGGCACTGGAGGAGGCGCTCCAGCGGACCTTTTGGTCGGGGACGTCCGCTCCGCAGGTGCTGCAGACCACCTTGGCGAACGGAGCTGGCTACGTGCACCAGATCGCTCAGAGGGTGCCCGACGCTGCGCTACGCGCCGCGCTGTACCGCTCGGGCTTGAAGCTCGAGGGCTGCCTGAAGCTGCGCGACGCCATTGCTGCCAGCCTGAACGCCATCGTTCTTATCCTTCGAGCCGAGCAGCCCGACCCGGCCGACCACGACCGCCTCCTGTCCTGGCTCATCTCGGCGTGCGTGGCCAACCTCGAGGAGCTGGAAGACCTCCGAGACGTCGACCGGGCCGCCCTCAAGTTCTCGCTGGCGGCTTGGGTCGCCGGCACGAGCGAGGACGACATCAGCCAGGCCTACCCCGAGGCATGGGCAGCGGTGAAGGCGCAGCACCTCGAGACCCTGCTCGTCTGGTCACTCACCGGGTCGTTCGAGATCATCGCCGCGCTCGCCAACGATCTGGGCCTCCGCGAGTCAGCACACAGCAGGCTCGCCCCGAGCAGGCTCCGCTACGGCGTGTTCGATGCAGAGCTGTGCCCGCTTGTTCGTAACGGCGCCGACCGGGTCGAGGTGGCCCGCATCGCAAACGAGTGCCTCGACGAGGCGCAGCCCAGAGGCTTTTTCTGGAGTCTCGTCGACGAGGTGGAGGTCCGCATTGCTGCCGAGCACGAAGCGAACGCTGAGGAGGCCGCGTCTGCTGAGGACGAGCCCATCGAATCCTGGGAGGACATCCTCTAACGTCGGCGTCTCGTGTGCCCGGAACCGCCGACTCCCTCGAGTGCCCGGAGCCCGTTGTCCGGAGGTCCACGCGCAGACCGCACGCGGGTCGCTCGGGTCCGCGGCGGCTCGGGACAACGGCTGGAGCGTCGGACTGCGTTCCCGAGTCCTTACAGGAGGCCTTTGGCTCCTGCTGACCAGTTCCCCTCGGGGATGTGCCCCCGCGCTCGTTCGCCTGCGGGCGGCTGGTTTCGACCGAGGACGCGCAAGGGTTCACCACCCCTGTGGCTAGGGCCCTGCTTGGCGGCTTCCGGGCGTTGGCACCCACGTCACCGTTGGTACGTCGCAACTGGCGTTATCAGAAAAATCTGGAACGCGTGCAACCATCGGCACGCTGCAACTGTCGCTGCCAAGTGCATGCACTTGCACATTCGCCGTGGCGTCGTTCGCGTGTCGTCTCACAGCGTCTCCGACCGGTCAGCGAGGGCGGCGCGAGCAGTGGCGCGAGAGTGGCGCGGAGCTCGTGGCTGCTGGTGACGGTCCAGGTGAGCAGCAAGGCGCTGGCGACTCGCGCCTCCTCGGTGGTCTGGTCGCCGCGCGACGACGCAGCATGGAACTCGTCGCGACGGCGAGCCGCATCAAGTCGCCGGGCCGCTACGACTTTGCCACGCCCGGCCGGAACTGGGCGACGGCACGGCGCTCGGCCGCACAGGCCGCTCGCACGCCCCCCTATCTGCTCGTCGATGGTTAGGTCGCCCCGCTGCTAAGTGTCCACTCGTCCGGTCGTCGTGCCTGTCTGCGGGCCTGTCCGGTTGCCCGGCCCGGCGGAGGGGTCGGCGGACCAGCCGGAGATCCGCGGCTGCTGGTCGGTCACGGCTCCGCCCTCGGACGACGGTCCGCCTGGTGCTTCTGGTGAACGAGACCCTGCCGGACGGTCTGGTGGTGCTCCAGCGCTTCGGGTTCGGTAGCCGCGAGCAGCTCGCGCCCCTGCCACAGCTGGCCGTTGGGCTCGAGGGCGACGGTGCCGAAGATGAGTGGGCGATCGCTCTCGCCGAGCGGGCCGTGGTCGATGCCGAGCCAGGCAGTGATGACGCGTCGGTCACCGACCGCATCCGAGGCGACAGTGCGGTACTCCTCGTCGCTGTGGAGCTCGACGTAGCGCGCCAAGCTGATGGGCGTGCCTTTGCGGTCGTAGATGGCGATGCCGGTGGTGGGACTACAGGGGACGCTCATCTAGCCTTCGTCTGGTCGGTGGTTGGTCCGGCGCGGACGAGGCCCACGTTCAGCGGAGTGGTCATGCGGGCTCCTTCAGGCTGACGCCCCAGCGCACCGGTCGACGGTGAGGGCTTGCGCTTGAGGCGGCTGGGTGCGACGGCGACGCCGAGCCCGCCGCGGGCGTCGTTGATCAACTGCGCGATCACCTACCCCGACACCGCCTTGCCCTCTCGGGGAGGAACAGGGGAGCGTGCCCGCCTGCTTCGGCCAGTCGGCGCAGGTGCGTCTGCGCGGCCAGGAACACCCGCGCCGGATCGGCCACCGCGACGGCTGCCCCAGCGGTTGCGCTGAGACGCAGCAGACGGACTTCGGTTGAGGAAGGCGACCGCTAGACGAGCACGCAGATCGCCCTCCGCCTCGGCCGACGTTGTCATGGCGCGATCCCAGGGTCGGGTCCGGACACCACCGGGTCGACGGTCGTGGGAGCACAGGGGACAGCGGTCGGCGCGGAGTACGTCTCGTGCGCGTTTGGGGGCTCAGCAACTAGGCGTGCGGTGTCGACGAGGGAGGCGTAGTCGCCGGCCCACGGCAGCAGCCTGAGCGCGATGTCACGAACGGCCCGCGGGATCTCCCCGCGGCGTTCTGCCCCTCTCACCTCGAGGTGAAGCGCGTCCTCGAGGAACAGCGGACGCAGATCGGCGAACCCGTCGGAGGTCCGTCGAGCGAGCTCACGCGCTGCGGCAGCACGCTCGCGGTAGTTGTCGGACGTCGCCAGCCGCTTCACAGCGGTACGCCGCATCCGCTCGTCGCTGGACCGGCAGCCCGCCGAGCGCATCGCCGCCATCAGCAGGTCCAGGTCGGCAGTCATGAGTTCACCGTCGGGCTCGCAAGGATGTCGCGGGCAACGGCCAGCAGCTCCTCGCTGCTGCTACCGGTCCAGTTCGGGAGCAGCGCACCGACGACCTGAACTTCTTCGGCGGTCTGCTCACCGCGCAGCGATGCCGCGTACAGCTCCCGCGCGACAGCGCTTCGCATGAGTAGCTGTGCCGCGTCGGCGTTGCCGCGCTCGGCTTGGAACCGGGCCAACTCGCGCCGGTCTGCCGCTCGGCCTAGCACGTGAGCGACCCACTCGTCCAAGGTGAGACCGGCCTCCTGCCAGGACTCCCACTCCTCCATGTCAGCCCTCGTCCGAGATGTACTTCGACAGCAGCGCGAGCGCCGCCTGCAGCGAGGTGTCGAGCTGCCAGCAGAAGTGCAGGCACATCCACTCCGTCATCTCGGCCGGCCGAAGGTCGTTCCACTCCTCAGACACGCGGGAAGCATCTTGCAGGACCTCATGGGCCTCGGTGTCCAAGGTGCTGTGGCTCTTAGCGAAGAGTGAAGTTGAGCCGGCCTGCGCTGGTGGCGAGTCTGACGGAACCTGCAAATCGAAGTACGTGGCAACTTCCCACTCAGCCGCTTGGAGACGATCACCCGATAGCCGTTGAAGTTCCTTCCCCAAGGCCTCTACCGCTTCGGCAAGGTCGCCTCGATGCGGCTCCAGTGCGATCCACTCGCGTACGTCGGCAGGAGCGTCAACCTGCACTCGGATCTCAAGGTGCACCGCATCATGCTACTCATCGTCTGTCGACTCATCGGCATCACGCTTCTACGTTCGCTGGTGTGCCGCCCACGAAGGTCCAGTTGGGGCGTCGGGCGGAGTTCGGGGCTCGGTTGCAGGAACTTCGCCTTCGGAGCGGGCTGACTCAAGAGCTGCTTGCGCACGAGGCTGGCCTTCATCGCACCTACGTCGGCGGCGTTGAACGGGGTGAGCGAAATGTCTCCCTGGACGCGATCTGGCGACTTGCTGATGCGCTCGCGGTACGACCGGGAGTCTTCTTCGCGCTGGGCCCGGAGTCGTGCGATGTGCAGCCATCGGTAGATGGTGCTGCCCTGACTGAGGCTCCGCCTGAGCCGGTGTGATGCTGACGAGTTGACAGACGATGAGTAGCATGAGGAGGTGCGTCTCGAGATCCGATTGCAGGTCAAGGCCACTGCTGACGACCGTGGGTGAATCGGACTCTCACTGCAGCACGATGCCCCTTGCCGAGGCCATCGCGACACTGAGCGAAGGGCTCCACACCGACTCCGCCTTGCTTCTGCTCTGGCCAACTAGGGTCTGGTCGTCGAGCAAGACCCGCAGCTACGGCGGCCTCCAGTTACGACCTCTTGCCAGGGGCGCCGAGCTGCCAGGCGGGGAGACGGTCAGGTGAGGTACGAGGTCAAGGTGCGACAGCCGCTGCCCGCACTCGACCTCGACGTCGTCTCCCGCGCGTTGGGAGAGGCCGCGCTCGACGTGCGCCCCTCGGCCTACGTGGCATCGCCTAGTATCACCGTTGATGGCCGCATCAACCCCACGACCAGCTACTACCTGTGGTCCCACTGCCGGTCGAGCCCGCATCTAGGCACTGCAAATCGCATCGCCTCCGACCTCCGCCACTGGGTCTCGTTCCTGGTCAACGAGCGGAACTACCCTCCGTTCATCGGCGACCGCGATCCGGTCCTCATGGCGACGGAGGACGACTTCGCTGCCTTCTACCGTCGCTGCCAGTACCCCGAGTCGGCGGCACCCAGCGCCGGTCGAGACCCTGGGGAAGGTGCTATGACCTCCGACAGCTGGCGGGACGTGCGCTCGACGGCCAAGCGGCTCTACGAGCACCTCGACCGGTACTACCAGCACCCCATGCCGTTCGAGGTCGCCCAGGTCGTTCACCAGTCCACCGGTCGGCGCGGTACGACGATCGTCGGCTACCGACCGCGCCGCCGGGCGACGGGGTCCCGCGGGACGCCCATCGACCCCTACTTCGTGCAGGTCCTCCTCCAGGCAGCGCTGCGCGTCGACGCCGAAGGTTGCCAGCACCTCTACCTGGGTGCCGACCGCGACCAAGCCATACTTGCTCTCGGAGTTGCCACGGGCACCAGGCGCAACAATCTCTCGAACATCACCAAGTACGAGGTCCCTCGGTGCGTGAGCCGCGACTTCACGGTGATGCGCGTCGCGGACTTCATTACGAAGGGAGACGCCGGCGGGGACGCGTTTGTCTTCGCCCACTACCTGCCAGCAGTGTGGGACTACCTCGAGGGCCGCCGCGCAGAGCTGACCGCGCAGGCCGGACCGTACGCTCCTGACCAGCCGCTCCACATCGAGTCGGCCGACGACGTCCGTGTCGCG contains these protein-coding regions:
- a CDS encoding DEAD/DEAH box helicase — translated: MTTAFGAKLRVAAPPELACDGQLTVFRWTLDVAASDIAALAVAVGRAYLPDDMHLAYPTASVSPAVPTHDSVRKGDFGEMVAAGIYSTRMGRTVPYSKLQGKPVANATVQGPDTVSLTISPGENPKPVVVEAKCRSIGWPSNVLSALDDSAQVVTDEYLTQAWAAGVRLMRAHPDHARNFALSAAQHLGRLIDRDAPLAPHLRHAVAVVGDDRLPTSKINEHWTGSPPITELHVVLVPDLDGTRDHIFDAAAALTYADLTGGASALVSPGAKAGISGLLSRDLPSQLANTSSPTPLHTVLESSLWYLANEDGIALARAGVAATDSDPDVRGLAQLLTGAVGGARTTLTGRSLAAFADAARDVLNLSAPPDKMREVLDTTTADAALLEAARHVAAALLHRLERHPQTMTEAKGATGVAVRHVVSRMRRYGRHAFWPSQAEAVRGGLLDPAQRSLAVKMPTSAGKTTLMQLVAADTIDRHPEGVVAVVAPTRALVSQLFRDLRDGLPDDVSVRSSQGGLDYDTDLPSAGGVLDGPGVAVVTPERLDLDWRRAMTDDGGIDLQNIKLLIVDEAQHVDNGRRGATLELLIAKALRRDIRVVLLASQFSDVQAIANWINGDALESDWHPAWLERHVFIRGLPDTSPTRARTAYLWPEGSEPVEVFTLKPSGKTKGDGWIRDRKHEAAGLVEKWTSEGLVVVFTDLKSHALGLLNTISASAAPVSTPHPTLTELAASIEVLHPADAAALRNGFGLHHADVHRDVRRVIESAARRGLLRCIVCTSTLLEGVDFPARTVIAAYPPRTPEQQRPDIARLRNLEGRAGRAGRFVSGRLVVMTSDHDQARKWRRAMRQDLPPTRTALTEALMVLRHQAPEQMLPATKNIIDAVTIEALAESAAADGDFRRALEEALQRTFWSGTSAPQVLQTTLANGAGYVHQIAQRVPDAALRAALYRSGLKLEGCLKLRDAIAASLNAIVLILRAEQPDPADHDRLLSWLISACVANLEELEDLRDVDRAALKFSLAAWVAGTSEDDISQAYPEAWAAVKAQHLETLLVWSLTGSFEIIAALANDLGLRESAHSRLAPSRLRYGVFDAELCPLVRNGADRVEVARIANECLDEAQPRGFFWSLVDEVEVRIAAEHEANAEEAASAEDEPIESWEDIL
- a CDS encoding helix-turn-helix domain-containing protein; translated protein: MPPTKVQLGRRAEFGARLQELRLRSGLTQELLAHEAGLHRTYVGGVERGERNVSLDAIWRLADALAVRPGVFFALGPESCDVQPSVDGAALTEAPPEPV
- a CDS encoding vitamin B12-dependent ribonucleotide reductase is translated as MSETTRSANGRGDTVKNGVKNGRKGAGLTLKRVFSSGVHPYDEVTWERRDVVQTNWKTGETVFEQHNVEFPDFWSVNASTIVTTKYFRGALGSPVREQGLKQLIDRVVHTYRRAGEDYGYFADAESAEVFEHELTWLLLHQHFSFNSPVWFNVGTQSPQQVSACFILSVDDSMDSILNWYREEGFIFKGGSGAGLNLSRIRSSKELLSSGGTASGPVSFMRGADASAGTIKSGGATRRAAKMVVLDVDHPDIEEFVETKAREEDKIRALRDAGFDMDLGGRDITSVQYQNANNSVRVNDEYMRAVEKGTGFGLRARGTGEVIETVDARELWNKIALAAWQCADPGIQYDDTINDWHTTPESGRITASNPCSEYMSLDNSSCNLASLNLLKFLRDDDTFDAERFEQAVELIITAMDISICFADFPTESIGQTTRDYRQLGIGYANLGALLMATGHGYDSDGGRALAGAITSLMTGVSYRRSAELAGIVGPYAGFARNADAHRRVMRKHQAANDTLRDVDSMGSSIHARATKAWDGVIKTGEANGFRNAQASVLAPTGTIGFMMDCDTTGIEPDFSLVKFKKLVGGGSMQIVNQTIPRALRKLGYADETVEAIVEHIAENGHVVGAPGLKTEHYEIFDTAMGQRSIKPMGHVKMMAAAQPFLSGAISKTVNLPENATVEEIADVYLQGWKYGLKALAVYRDNCKVGQPLSSGSSAKTTEETPAAAPEPVVVEKVVYKPQRKRMPKARSSITRSFSVGGAEGYMTSGSYPDDGLGEVFLKLGKQGSTLSGVMDAFSIAVSIGLQYGVPLETFVQKFTNLKFEPAGLTDDTDIRMSQSIMDYIFRRLALDYLSFDDRAELGIYTATERARQVETGSYTAEPEEEIESESLKSDAADQLDTDVSKELHEPVASAKPAPATAHTTSELFERLTGTSVDAPLCLTCGTKMRPSGSCYVCEGCGSTSGCS
- a CDS encoding site-specific integrase → MRYEVKVRQPLPALDLDVVSRALGEAALDVRPSAYVASPSITVDGRINPTTSYYLWSHCRSSPHLGTANRIASDLRHWVSFLVNERNYPPFIGDRDPVLMATEDDFAAFYRRCQYPESAAPSAGRDPGEGAMTSDSWRDVRSTAKRLYEHLDRYYQHPMPFEVAQVVHQSTGRRGTTIVGYRPRRRATGSRGTPIDPYFVQVLLQAALRVDAEGCQHLYLGADRDQAILALGVATGTRRNNLSNITKYEVPRCVSRDFTVMRVADFITKGDAGGDAFVFAHYLPAVWDYLEGRRAELTAQAGPYAPDQPLHIESADDVRVAYSDPAHREAGIQTRTWVMSDETFRRRLVDADGSSPVLFLNEYTAEPLSYDSLSNIIESARKFAATRIDPAFPQSFRLHDLRHTYAVHLLLAVYHGTIARNLPEHRRGDYTVDHLSAALELVKASLGHASEDSTKLYLATAHRFIGIPANEFVGAR